In Lentilactobacillus sp. SPB1-3, the sequence TGATTTAGAAATCACATTAACTGAAAAATCTCGATTACCGATCAAGTTAATTAGATCATACACATAAGACGAACTAAGTGAGTTACCAACAAAGAAAACTTGTGGAAATACACGCTGATCGTCCGGCACATAATTAAAGAAAGCATCATGCAAAAAATCAATTGCCATTTTAGCCCCCAAATACGAACCGCCAATTCCGATGACTACTAATACCTTAGAGTCTGACTGGATTTTCTTAGCTGCTGCCTTAATACGGTTAAACTCATCCTTATCAAAATCCTTAGGTAAGGTTAACCAATCCCGAAAATCGCTACCAGCACCAGTACCTTGGCGCAATTCTGTATCTGCTGCTGTTACCATTGCTTGCATTTCACCTAATTCATTGTCATGAACGAATTTAGATAATTTTGAACTGTCAAATTTAATATGAGCCACTGTTTATCTCTCCCCGTTTATTTTTTATTTACCAACATTGAGCGCTTGATGTTTTAACTTTGGAAATACATGCTTATCAGCAATTCCCGTAATACCTCCTTGGAACAAAAAAGCAAAGATGGTTCCTAAACCGAAATTAGTAAATTGCTTAGTGATAGCAAATGCCATAATTGCCATGATTGTTGGTGGAATATATGAAGCCCACATGGCTAAGTTAGCATTACCCTTAAAATACTTAAATCGCAGAATCTGCATCAAATCATCTGCGGGATGCAAGACAACGTTTGCCCGTTGATAAACCGAAATGGCAATTCCAATCAACGCCACCCCAAAAAAGTTAAGTAGAATGTAAAAAATTATCATCCCAGTTGAGTTAGCATCCGGAAGACCGCCAAAAATTGGGTATTTACCAATGAAAAAGTTTTCAAATATTTGAATCAATGCTGAGAATGGCACCATAAAGATTAAATTTCCTAAAGCTCTTCCCCATTCTAGTTTACCCACTAAAGCAGCATTTAATAAAGTCGTTAGCACCCCTAAAATCAAGAACGTCCAAAATAAATTCCAGCCAAATGCCACGCTTAAATTGGCTTCAGCAGCTGTCCAATATGCGGATCCTAAATACGATGGATTAATTTTCGCACTTGTTGCTAACGTTAAGACATTTCCCGCTGCATTTAGTAATAACGAAATCGCAAAAAAGGCAATTGATTGAGTTGCTGAGATTGTTCGACCACTGCTAATAGTTCTTTTTTCTAACATTACTTCACCCCCGTTACTTTAACTAATTACTTGTTCAATTCCTTTAATGCCATCGCAAAGTCCCCAACAGTTGCTGAACCATTATTCTTAACCAATGGCATGACGATGTATTCATCAAGGTCGCCTACGTCAACGTAATTATTCATTAACTTAGCGAATTCTGACCGGACCTTAATTAGGAATTCTGGACTAACTACCCCGCCGCCAAAAACGATTTTGCCTGGTCTTAAGGTCAAAGTAACTTGCAAGGCTGCTTGGGCTACATAATAGGCCATGATATCCCAAACATGATCAGTTAATGGCACATCCTTACCTGGTTTTCCCAAACGGGCATCAAAGGTTGGCCCCGCTACTAGACCCTCAAGACAATCACCATGAAATGGGCAAATCCCATCAAAGTCAAGGTCGTCCGGATGACGCTTTAGGCGAACATGACCGACTTCAGGATGACCAAGTTCCCCAACAAAGTTGCCACCAATAACTGTTCCTGCACCAACTCCAGTACCAATGGTATAATATGTAAGTGAATCAACATGTTGGTTAAACAACGTTGCCATGACATATTCACCATAGGCTGAACCATTCACATCCGTGGTAAAGTAAATTGGCACATCAATATCTTGTTTGATACGGCCGACAAAATCGGTATGAGCCCAACCAGGTTTAGGAGTATTAGTAATGTATCCATAATATGGAGCATTCTTTCTTAATTCAATGGGTCCAAATGACGAAATTGCAATGGCAGCGATATCGTCAAATTGCTTAAAGTAGTCCACCGTTCTCTGAAGAGTCTCCTCTGGAGTTGTGGTTGGAAATTGAGCTTGATCAATAATCCGATAATCTTCATTACCAACTGCCACGACGAATTTGGTTCCTCCTGCTTCGACACTTCCAAGTAACATAATAATTCCTCCTTAGATAGTTTGTGCAAACGTTTGCATTGCTGTTACTATCTACTATAAACAGTTTTTTTTAAAATGCAACCCCTTTATAGAAAACGGTTACATTTTTCTTTTACAAAATTATTTATTAAAGGAACTCACTATGAAATTTATTATTTCTCCTGCTAAGAAGATGGTCACTAATCTTGATGATTTTGAAGTTACTGATCTTCCACAATACTTACAAGAAACTCAGCAAATCTTGGACTCATTACAAACATTATCTATATCTGATGCCAAATCATTATGGAAAACCAGTAACAAGCTGACCAAAGAGAATTTTAATAAACTTAATCAAATTAATTTACATAATCGATTAACGCCTGCAGTAATTGCCTATTCAGGTATTCAATACCAGTATATGGCTCCAGGATTATTAACCCGTCCCGCATTATACTATCTGCAAGTCCACTTAAGAATTCTATCTGGATTCTATGGCATCTTATCGCCATTTGATGGGATTGTTCCCTATCGCTTAGAGATGCAGGCTAAGTTAACGGTTGGCACACATGCAAATCTCTATTCATTCTGGGGTGATAAGCTATACCGGGCTTTAGTATCTGATGGGCATGAACCAATCATAAATCTCGCATCTCAAGAATACTCAAAATCAATCACCCCCTATCTGACAGATGCTGATAC encodes:
- a CDS encoding fructose permease, giving the protein MLEKRTISSGRTISATQSIAFFAISLLLNAAGNVLTLATSAKINPSYLGSAYWTAAEANLSVAFGWNLFWTFLILGVLTTLLNAALVGKLEWGRALGNLIFMVPFSALIQIFENFFIGKYPIFGGLPDANSTGMIIFYILLNFFGVALIGIAISVYQRANVVLHPADDLMQILRFKYFKGNANLAMWASYIPPTIMAIMAFAITKQFTNFGLGTIFAFLFQGGITGIADKHVFPKLKHQALNVGK
- the scrK gene encoding fructokinase ScrK, whose protein sequence is MLLGSVEAGGTKFVVAVGNEDYRIIDQAQFPTTTPEETLQRTVDYFKQFDDIAAIAISSFGPIELRKNAPYYGYITNTPKPGWAHTDFVGRIKQDIDVPIYFTTDVNGSAYGEYVMATLFNQHVDSLTYYTIGTGVGAGTVIGGNFVGELGHPEVGHVRLKRHPDDLDFDGICPFHGDCLEGLVAGPTFDARLGKPGKDVPLTDHVWDIMAYYVAQAALQVTLTLRPGKIVFGGGVVSPEFLIKVRSEFAKLMNNYVDVGDLDEYIVMPLVKNNGSATVGDFAMALKELNK
- the yaaA gene encoding peroxide stress protein YaaA; protein product: MKFIISPAKKMVTNLDDFEVTDLPQYLQETQQILDSLQTLSISDAKSLWKTSNKLTKENFNKLNQINLHNRLTPAVIAYSGIQYQYMAPGLLTRPALYYLQVHLRILSGFYGILSPFDGIVPYRLEMQAKLTVGTHANLYSFWGDKLYRALVSDGHEPIINLASQEYSKSITPYLTDADTFIDIVFGRLIDGKLKTQATFAKMARGEMVRFAAENQLTEVNELKKFNHLDYVYDSMSSTDTKYVFIKNENQ